In the Dromaius novaehollandiae isolate bDroNov1 unplaced genomic scaffold, bDroNov1.hap1 HAP1_SCAFFOLD_27, whole genome shotgun sequence genome, TGATTTGACTACCTTACAGAACCAGCAGTGTTTTGCATGCAATAGCGCACAATGGCTATGAGCTCTAGGTGCAAGCCAGAGCTTTCCTGAGTGCATTTCTCAGGGCCTCCCTGACCTCCCTGTTCcgcaggctgtagatgaggggattgACCAGGGGTGTGAGGACGGTGTAGGAAAAGGAGAACACTTTGTTGAGCTGCCTCAGCTGGGGGGTTCTGGGCAGCATGTAGACAATGATGAGGGTGCCATAGAAAACATTGACAACAGTGAGGTGGgaggagcaggtggagaaggcCTTCTGCCTGCCCACGCTGGACGGGATCCTCAGGATGGCAGCTATGATGCACATGTAGGAGGCCACTGTGAACAGGAAAGGGAAGACTAAATCCAGGAAAGATAGGAAGAAAGTTACTATTGTaaccacccgggtgtcactgcagGCAAGCTCCAGCAATGGTTTAAAATCACAGAAGAAGTGATTAATTGCATTGGGGCCACAGAACTTCAACTCAGATATGAAAGAAATGACTACTGTGGAGATTAGCAATCCCACTAGCCAAGACGCTGCTGCCAGCTGTAGAGAGACCTTCCAGGTCATGATGCTTGCATAGAGCAGGGGCTGGCATATGGCCAAGTACCGATCGTAGGACATAACTGCCAGCAGATAAGACTCGGTAACcacaaaagaggcaaaaaaatagAATTGTACAATACAGCCCTGAGCAGAGATGGTCCTGGCCCCAGTCAGGAAGCTggccagcagctggggcaggatcGTGGAGCTGTAGCAGATCTCCAACGAGGAGAGATTGCTgaggaaaaagtacatgggggtgtgcagGTGCCAGTCTGCCACCACCAACGCAACAATGAGGATGTTCCCAACCATCGTTACCAAGTAGGTCATAAACAAGAGGACGAAGAGTGGTGTCTGGAGCGAGGGCAAATTCCCCATTCCCAGCAGGACAAACTCCATTGACGATGTGCAATTCTCCCATTCCCCTTTCTCCCTGTAGCACCTCAGCTTCCTCACTCCTCTTTGCCAGCAAGGACACCTATGAGAAAGAgcctttgtttatttatttgtttcttgtaTAGAATAATCATGAAGACAGTTTCTGTCAGAGACAACATGACTCTGACACTTCTCTGACTGCATTTGTATTCTCTTACTGACCTCCATGACTAGTGAAAGGAGGGAACTAGAGAGTTAAACCATGCATCTACAGAGAAGGGCCTCCTAGGAGAACCACAGAGGTAAGCTGCCCCACAGAGGTGCTCATTTCCCTCTTGGGGTGGAGGTATAGGAGAGAAAGCATTCACTCAGACCATGACAGTGTCTCTCCTACACCCAAAGTTATTCCAAATAGCAAGCCCAATCCCAACCAGGCAAGAAAATCCCTTTATGCGAGTACATCATGCCAGATGCCTCATGGCACAGTCCAGCAGCTGGACCTCAGCACTGCCAGCTGTGCTCATGGGGCTCCCTGAACAGCCTTGCTAGGAGAAGGGGTGGGTGCTTCCATGGTGAGCGGTGGGTGAGATTGGGAAGGAGCATCGTTACCCTCCTGTTTGTGGAGAATGCCCAGGACATGGCTGTGTGCACAGCCAGGGAAGGTCCCTGCCTGAGAAGCACAGTCCTCTACCCGGATCCTACCTCCCAAGTGAGGTGGGGGTGCCCCTTGTCAGGACTCTGGGCAGGCTCAGGGCCAGCAAAGGCACAACTCTAACTCCACACCCACCAGCAAGCTCCCCAGGACTCTGCTCAGCTAACACGGGCATCAGAAGAAatgtgtggagggaagagggagctggagtAGAAGACACCCGGGAAGGGATATGCCCGTCACCTTTCTCACTCATAGATACCACCATGCAAAGCCTCATCAGCTAAGAAGGAACAGCCCTGATTCAGAAGGCACAACACAAACCTGCAGTCCTCAGGATGAGGTGATGACCTCAGCGCTGATGGTGCCAGGAAGTGATGATCAAGGTGAGGGATCTGATCTTCTGCCTCTTCTCCAACGTGTCCTTGTCTTCCCTGAGCTCTCTGCAAACCCTGATCTGAGGATCAGGCACTGCTCTGCGCTTTCTGTCCTCCTTCAGCAGCTCCTATAGAGAGTCTCCAGCAGGAGCTGAATGCCCCAGCCCTCCAGATTGTCCTGGGGTTTATAGCACTAATGAGTCTCTGAAGGTTCCTGCTGCAGATCATCTCTCCCCAGTGACTACAGGGAGCAAGCAAGGCATAACTGGCCCTCAAAGGAGACTGAAACCTCTGAACTGCTGGAAACTTTGCAAACACTTCTGACATACAGCTTTCCCCATAATTCTGGTCACTCAAACTCTGGGACATGCtcctttgaaaaggaaactgaggcagcacaATCATCAGGCCTCCTCCTAAGTCATGACACAGAGCCAGGAGAGATCCCATGAATGGGATTCCCCTCACCTCCCTGCAGGCAACTGTCTGTTCACTGACTCACTCAGGTTTAGAGAGCCCTGATGGCCTGAGCTGGTCCCTCCAGCCTCCCACAATGgtgtgtggggaggaaaaggcCGAGCCCCTGGTATTTCTCCCAGCCATGGAGACTTCCCTAGGGGAATGGGTGAATCCTCCTTGGGTGCCAGGCTCCTTCCCCTGAAGGGAGAGGGCCCTCAAACCTCTCCCTGAGACACAGGGGCCTGGTGTGTGAGGGACTGAAGGGAGCAGAGCTACTGATATTTCCTCCTGGTTTCTGTCCCTCTCTCTTACCTCAGAGGTTCTCAGAGATCTCCTTTGCTCCTGTTGTCGCACCGATGGGTGCCACAGGGCAGGATTCCACTCAGTCCTGTTGGAGCCTCCTTGGCCTCTACCCTGCCTGGAAGGCAGGAGTGGCTGGCTTCATAGACACAGAAGTTTGTGCGGCAGCTTCCTGAGCATCCTGATGGCCTTGTACTGAATTGGCCCCAGTATGTTGTTGTCTTTATTTGGGACCCAACACTGGACGTGGcactctagatgtggtctaaggAGCACTGGGGGGTGCTCGATCTccttgatctgctggccatgctcctgtgcacacagcccaggaggctgttggcctttctCACtgccagggcacattgctggctcacattcACTTGGCTGTGCAGCAGGATCCCCAggcccttttccacagagctgctcctggccaggCTGTTGTCAGGGCTTTGGGGCCAATAACAGGCCTTCACAGGCCCCCTAACAGACTCACCAGGGGCTTCCACATGCACCACCTCTCAAAGGCCCAGGAACCCATTTAAGCTCGGTTCTGAGTCTTCAGTCCCATCTTGAGCTACATTGCAGGTATGCCTCTCTGCAGCTGTGTTATAGGTATGCCTGTTCCTGGCCATGGGCCCTGTTGATCCAGACTCTGACTCCTGgcctgacttcccagcttgaccttggacaTGCCTAATCTCTATGGACCTGTCCCACAATTATGGGGCTTTGTCTGACTCAGGTTACTCTCATTGGACCTGATTTTGATTGGGTGACTTGtgttcccagcttgacctcagagCTGCCTTGTCACCGagaacttgcctgatgatctggagtCTTGGCTGAACCTGGCTACCATTTCCAGGTCTTCCCTGCTCACTTTGTTTGGGTTTGGTGGGACTGGGCCCAGGCTGGTGGAGCCCCTGCCCTTTCAACCATGTAATCACACTTGGCTCCCAGCATGCCATGCCATTGGGAGCAGCCAGCCATTGCTGCTCCCTGTAATCTGTCCCCAGCCTTTGTTGTTGCAACAGGTTTTTTTAGTTCCCAGAGGCAGGATTTGGCATCTATTGAATTTCATGCATTTTCATGCTACCTGTTTGTC is a window encoding:
- the LOC135326354 gene encoding olfactory receptor 6B2-like, coding for MVSSREWENCTSSMEFVLLGMGNLPSLQTPLFVLLFMTYLVTMVGNILIVALVVADWHLHTPMYFFLSNLSSLEICYSSTILPQLLASFLTGARTISAQGCIVQFYFFASFVVTESYLLAVMSYDRYLAICQPLLYASIMTWKVSLQLAAASWLVGLLISTVVISFISELKFCGPNAINHFFCDFKPLLELACSDTRVVTIVTFFLSFLDLVFPFLFTVASYMCIIAAILRIPSSVGRQKAFSTCSSHLTVVNVFYGTLIIVYMLPRTPQLRQLNKVFSFSYTVLTPLVNPLIYSLRNREVREALRNALSRKAGFLEQKVLDVIYHDSSKVLDTVSTSILEYKFIRDLEDATLITCVDDT